CAATAAAGTTTACTTGCACTTGCTAgaggtctctctttctctccctctttctaaCTCCATTGCAGAAGGAGCACACACACCATCAGTAGCCATATGGGTCAGTGGCAGgacacttagggccaaactacaagtgatgcctgacagtagttggacacttgccagcttccctcaagttttgatgggaaatgtaggcagcttggtggaatgttggacaagtgactgttgaaaagtccattggacagcagtcggagagccaaccTGCAAGACcacaaggcctacatttcccatcaaaacttgagggaagctgacaagtgtccaacctgtgtcaggtgtcacttgtagcttggctcttagacatgTATATGATAGGTTCCTGGTAACAGCTAACCACTGACCATGCACAGAGAACTAATTAGACAATTCTCTTCTGAAACTCTCCATCCGGGCTTCTAGGCCCTGTGGGGTAAGGTGTCCTTCCAAGACACCACCCAACTCTAAGAGTATATTACACTTTTCTATATACATTATGTCTGTGAAGGAATGGACTAAAAAGCCTCTTCCACCTATTTCTTTGGGTTTATCCCTGGGAGGTTGGCAAACCCTGTGGCTGTCCCACGTCTCTGTTCAGTGCTGCCACCCCTTCATTCCTTGTGGGTGCCAAAAACAAACTTGGCCACTCCCGATGCCACCAGGGACTCTGACAATATCTCCTGCAAAAAGGAGTCTTAAATCTAGAAGCTGGTACGTGCATGGCTGATTAGAGGCTCTGCCTACGTGCTGCATCTCCTACTTTGTTCCGACAAGTTAGTGTGGGGGTGCTCTGTTGCAACTGTGCAATTTTGAGCTCTTGCactccaagaatggcaaacataCCCGCTGCCCCTCCCTGTTATTGCGCTTCAGATAGGAAGACTGAATCGGCATAGTGTGCTTCCAGAGATCAGGCCTggagcattcaaaatataagtaagtttaataaatgaataaaaagaatgCACATGGTCTGTTAAGACCTTCAGGCtgaacaagggaacaaagaaaaggtgaaaatgcATGGAAAAAACATCATGGCTGATAGGGGATTAGCTCCATGTCTCCCAGCTCCTaggccaacattctaaccacactAGCTGTCAAGTATTTTAGATAAGGACTAAGAGAGAATGgtttgcctaaggccacccaATGTGAGTGTCGTCAGAGAAGAATTGGTTACCTTGCAAACAAATGTAAGATGCTAGAACCGGCTGTTTGGTTTCTATTTAAAACTCAAATATAGCCAATTGATAATCATATTTTAAGTTTTATAGGGAAGTAGTCGGGAAGGTGCCATGGTATAGctctatcttgtcagatctcagaagcaaggtcagtacttgcactccaagaatggcaaacataCCCGCTGCCCCGTCCTGTTATGGCACTTCAGAAagtgggagaccactaaggaagactctgcagagaaataataataacattcgatttatataccgcccttcaggacaacttaacacacgctcagagtggtttacaaagtatgtcattattattcccacaacaatattcaccctatgaggtgggtggggctgagagagctccagagagctgtgactagcccaaggtcacccagctggcttcaagtggaggagaggggaatcaaaccctgctctccagattagagtcctgcactcttaaccactacaccaggcaatggcaaaccccctctgcttctatcttgccttgaaagctgccATAAATCaggtgtgacttgagggcactttatacacacacaaacacacacacacacagggtcaCAGAGTTTTCGTGCAGAGAACATCAGTGCAGCTTTGATGCTAAAACATAAGCGCATTTTTTACTGAGGAAAGATTCTACTACATATCAATGAATTCTAGTCCCAGTAGATGTATTTAAAAGAATTAATGAATATACAAAACAGCTGCACAATAGAGAAATTGCTCCTTGGTGTATCTGGTGACTCTCTGCAATGTCTGTGGCCCAATAAACAGAATTTTGCATTCAAAAGAAGACTCCTCTAATTATACACTAATAAGCTATCAGCGCCTTTGGAGACAAAATGGGCTATATCTAGTCaccaaaagtttatgctggaataaaaatttGTTCATCTTTAAAATGCCGGAAGTATCCTATTTGCTGCAAAACTACTACTCTCAAGTTATCACCAGTTTTGGGATACTATATAAAAAGGAAGTCAACAGAGATTGAGGACGTAGCATTTGGACACTGCACAATTCTGAGTCTTTTTAACATCATTTTTCTGTAAGACATTACCCCCTCCACAGCTTTGTGTAGCTAAGGGCTCCCCCTTGCCCACATACCTCTCAAGCCTCGACTACTTATTTTCAGCAGGCTCGGGCAAACTCATCCGACACAAGAGATATCCCCTTATTACTATGCAGAATAAAACTCCCAGCTCCAGGTCTGTTGCTTGAACTGGTAGGGTTGCCCAGGTGGGGCctaagttctcccagaattacaactgatctccaaaccacagagatcagGGTGACCCCAAGCTAATTACACCCTCtaagcctgacctacctcacaggattgttgtgcatataaaatggaggagaggagaatgatgtgagctgagttgggtctccattgtggagaaaggtggggggataaatgaagtaaaaataataaatatagctgaaaggagggcagataaaaggtgggtGGGCGGGACAGAGAAAAGTGAGCAtgaaaaggtgaggatatggcattaacaggaggaagaagagaggatgtttactttatttatactcaatttatattctgcgctccccgcatcagcaggctcagggcggatagagTGCAGAAAGGGGAATACAGGGGAAAGCCAAGTGCCTGCTGCAAGTCCtcgcaggttccccaccatgcaactgcgACCGCAGCCAGcattgcccagttggtgcaaccGTGCAGACTTTCCCCAGGGAAAGAATAACAGGggtagggaaggaggggaaagtggAAGATGGGGGAGGGAATTAAGATAGGTGGGAAGGATAGAGGGAAGcaaaaaaaggggagaggctttgggggctttcaggaaagggaaataggaaataggtgtgtggggggggggtgaggtgccCCCCATAAGTCCTCACAGGTTCCGCACGTGTATTTTACTTTAAATCTCAGAGTTCTTCTCCCCTGAGTCTGCAGAAAAGTCCACCAGAGGCGCTTCAGTTTGTGAGGGGCTGAAACTTGGCTTCTAAAGCCCTTCTCCCCACCAaccgaccccccccccactggagtGCAGAGAAGtgaaagagggaggagggaggtatTTGCTTGCTTTGGCTTCTGAATACAGCCCACCCCCAAGATGGAAGGACACTCCTTTTATCCCCTGCAGAGGCAGTTCTGTGCACCTGCTATGGCTGGGATGGGGACACGGGTGGGGCTGGTGATGTTGGCGCCGTCACTGACcctgctacatcacttccaggaaacctCAGAAGTGGCGTGGGTCACCTAGGAATCACCTTCGAAACCCCACAGGAACATGTTAGCAACTCCGTGAGCTGCCAGCAGGAGACCTCCTGCCATATCAGAAGGCCGAGCAGCCCTAGTTGTcactattgggttttagttaaggcacgttaactaaacaaactgcacgcagaaagctctcgtccaagttagagaaccaataactgtttatttatcaaaagaaatatatttacataagtttagtggagagaaataactagtaactgatctaactagctaggatgcctttagatagaaagtaggccatctctctcacgaggagacaccatgctgcctctcctggtgcatgcagggaagaagagagagaggagggggagagaagggaaggaaggaaggaaggaagcttctCTGACAGGAAGgaaactgatagcagcctatctatctaactgactatggttgttgccttccggTTGCTCCGCTTGCAGTCCAGAAGGTCTGggcaagagacattgccagtcccttcttctaacagttACCAGGGAGTAAAGTCTATTGGCCTCAAGGGGAATTAGTTCCAAGTAAACCTGCATTAAGCACTGGCTACACAACATGCTCACTAGAGAAGTGGCTATGGGATTGCCTTACAAACAATGGGTTTCTGTCCAAGAACCCTGGCTAGGGGGCAGCTGCCAGAGATGGCCAGtgtaactagagttgccagcctcctggtgtggcctggagatcccctaGAATTATAATGACAGTGTCCAGGTGACAGAGGTTCCCTctaagaaaacggctgctttggagtagAGCTGTCTTTGTAGTGGGACCATTTCTCCAGAACTCTCTCAACATTGGTTAATGCTGATGAACAGTATTGACCAACAATGGGTCAGAACCTGACTCCCAAGCAAGGTAAGGCAGGATTGGGTGTGGAATCTCAGGACAGGCAGCTGGAGACAAAAAGAAACAGGGAGGGACAGATTTCAGACAGCCTGAGAGGCTTATCTTGCAGGCCTGAATTCTTCTTACGACTTGAGGCTGCAAACTGAGCCAGCAAGACGAATTAAGGACAGGTAGGACTTCATGGGAGAAAGTTGAGAACTCACTTCTGTTTTTCCTAGGCCATCGGGCTAGGCTACACTTCACATGTTTCGCACATCTCTGTGGGTATAAATTTTGAATCCCCTGAGAGGATGAGGCAACACCCATTCTGTACGGCTTCACCGAATCTGCTTAAAAGCCCCAATGTGAGCCACCAATTCTCTGAGCTTCTACCAATTACTCCTCATTCCCTGTGGCCTTCCAGTTGAGCTACGTCTCCAAGGCTCCAAGGCCAAGTAAAGCGTTCTCACTCCCAAGCAACCTCAGCTTTGCGTAGCACTGGCTGCAGAGACTTGCTCTTCATGTTGGAGATGGAGAGAGAGACCTTGTAGAGCCATTGTAGGGGGTACTTTGAGGGCCAGCGTTCACTACCACCCCGCAGGCTTCCACTTAAGCACTATCTGCGCTCTGACCTTGGAATCTGGCAGCGGAAACTGCACACAAAAGACCATGTGATTCACCTTTGCAAGGTGAACGGGATCTAAATGCTTGGAGGACAAGGAAACCATTCTGGTCTAGTCATACATCTGCAAAGGTAAGTAATTGATAAAGTGTTTGGAACCCTGAAAGAATGGTATAAATACCGGCTATTATCACTGTTCATGGAAACAGAAAAAGCATTGTCCACTTCCAAGTAGGGTTTGTATTATGTACAGGAACCTGGAAAATGTGCATCATAAACTGTCTGAGGTATTGAGACATCTCCCCATAAAATTCACACAGCAGCAAGACATTCCAGATGCTGAAATCCCTGGAAGAATGCTAAAGCCAGTAACTGGGTTTCTGTCCAAGTCAGTAACTAACAGCTGTATTTTGGCTCTTGCTGAGGTTAACCAGAAGAACTTCCGGGTGGACTCGTGGCCTTTGCATCAGCAAGAGGTAAGTGTTCGTGGAACTTTTCAGGCTCTTTAGCTCTTCCCTGTGTGCTGAGCACCTGGGCTGATCCAGCCCTGTGAAACAACTCTCCTTACGGTACCTTCTTTTTGTTGCTCTTGTATTTTATCGCTACCGATTCCCTTGACTTGTTATCTTTGGGCTTTGAAAACGGCACTCTTGGTCGCAATCTCTGCTTCGTCTCTGACATTACTAAGGGAGGGCTACTGGTGCTCGATTCTCAGCAGCTGAGAGCTTTCTTGGCATTCCTGCGGTTGGACTATCACACTGATCTTTGGATGACCATCCTCAAGCTGCCCTTCATCCCTTATCATGAtgatcatcatcttcatcaccaACAATAATGTTATAGGACCATTAATATGCATGGCCTTTTACAGGGTGGAAGATGGAAGGTCTCTTGACCAGAGACCCTCCAATCTAAAGCTGAAACAAAGAAAGTAGAAAAGGATTCCTGGAAGGTGAagaccaggggagggggaatgtgcgCGGCTTCCAGTTTCAATTGGCTCTGCCTCCATAGAGGAGGGAGGCTGAAGTTTTGTGCTTCATGGGAAAGGTGTGTTTTCTCGAGCGATTTGAAGGAGGGGGAAGTTGGGCTCAAGGCCAGCTCAGAGTCAGTATCGGCAAGAAAGAGAGAACCACCAGGTATCAAGGTGAGAGGCTGTCCCAGTGAAAGAAGGCGCTCCCTCAGTGGCGGACAAGAAAGAGACAGATTACATCCAGCAGCTCCCATTTCCTCTGCCATGCATCCATTGCACAACCTATATCAGTGGAGGGAGTCTACCGTCTCAGGAACTTCACTTTGTTCATATGAGTACAGAGAGGTTCCAGTTTGCCTGGAGGCACTCAAAATCAGGACACACAACTCTCAGTATCTAAGGTGAATTCTCTTAACCCATTTTTCTCTCCTTACAGGTATGTTCTGAGCTGTCAATGGGCATAAGGAATCAGACACGAGTGGTGGAATTCGTCTTCCTGGGATTCTCTGGCATTCCATACGGCCACACCTACCTCTTCCTGGTATTCTTAGCCATTTACTTGGTGACCGTGCTGGGGAACCTGATGATTTTTACTATGATTCAACTGGATTCCAGCCTTCATAGCCCCATGTATTACTTCCTCAGCCACCTCTCCTGCTTAGACATTTGCCTCTCCTCCGTCACAGTCCCTAAGATCCTGGTGAACTTCTTGTGCCAGCGACAGACCATCACCTACAACCAGTGCTTGGCACAGATGTTCTTCCTGATGTCTTTCACGGGGACGGAGGCTGCGCTGCTGGCTGTCATGGCCTATGACCGCTATGCTGCCATCTGCAAACCTTTGCATTACTCCCTTCTCATGAACTCCAAGGTGTGCACCGTACTGGCCTTTGCCACTTGGATCTGGGGCTTCCTGGATTCTGCTTTTCACGCTATTCTGAGCTCAAAGATGTACTTTTGTGGAGCCAATCAGATTCACCACATCTACTGCGATCTCCCTCCATTGATAAAAATTTCTTGCAGTGATACACACATCAATGAAATATCAATCCACATAGCAAGTTTTATTGTGGGTGGGGGCCCCTTTGTGTTCATCATTTTCTCATACGTCTTTATCCTGTCTTCTATCTTGAAGATCCGTTCCACCACTGGCAAGCGCAAAGCCTTTTCCACCTGTGCTTCTCACATCACTGTCGTCATCATTTACTATGGAAATGGGTTACTTAACTATGAGAGGCCAAGTGCTGGTTACTCCTTAGAGATTGACACTTTAGTCTCCACCATGTACTGCGTAATAACCCCTATGCTCAACCCCCTCATCTACAGCCTCCGGAACAAGGAAGTGAAAGGGGCCTTGAAGAAGGTTTTGGAGAGCTTTTGAAGACTCAGGTGGGGAACTTTTATTGGTACTCAAATTTATctgctggatttgagtccagtggcactttacagatcaacaagatgttcagggtataaccttttgagagtcaaagctctcttcttcagatatctgaagaagggaactttgactcc
The Eublepharis macularius isolate TG4126 chromosome 9, MPM_Emac_v1.0, whole genome shotgun sequence genome window above contains:
- the LOC129335750 gene encoding olfactory receptor 5V1-like, whose amino-acid sequence is MGIRNQTRVVEFVFLGFSGIPYGHTYLFLVFLAIYLVTVLGNLMIFTMIQLDSSLHSPMYYFLSHLSCLDICLSSVTVPKILVNFLCQRQTITYNQCLAQMFFLMSFTGTEAALLAVMAYDRYAAICKPLHYSLLMNSKVCTVLAFATWIWGFLDSAFHAILSSKMYFCGANQIHHIYCDLPPLIKISCSDTHINEISIHIASFIVGGGPFVFIIFSYVFILSSILKIRSTTGKRKAFSTCASHITVVIIYYGNGLLNYERPSAGYSLEIDTLVSTMYCVITPMLNPLIYSLRNKEVKGALKKVLESF